A single region of the Anas platyrhynchos isolate ZD024472 breed Pekin duck chromosome 6, IASCAAS_PekinDuck_T2T, whole genome shotgun sequence genome encodes:
- the ARHGAP19 gene encoding rho GTPase-activating protein 19 isoform X3: MAAGAPAAGGRGGRSDAICNLVICNDSSLRSQPIIFNPDFFVEKLRHEKPEVFTELVVSNITRLIDLPGAELAQLMGEEDPKLPGANSTASGFFRSLMSLKRKEKGVVFGSPLTEEGIAQVSQLIEYLHKNLRAEGLFRVPGNSIRQQMLKDALNSGTDIDLDSGEFHSNDVATLLKMFLGELPEPLLTHKHFHAHLKIADLTLFDEKGNKTSTPDKERQIEALQLLFLILPAPNRSLLKLLLDLLYQTAKKQDKNKMSAHNLALMFAPHILWPRNVTANDLQENITKLNNGVTFMIKHSQKLFKAPAYIRECARLHYLGSRAHTSKDDLDLLTSPGSKELQPLKSQKRGRLDSCHQEETQQRTEAALRELFRHVHNMPDSAKKKKLIRQFNKHPSALTPGSEAATPPAPRRTRSRSFSGLIKRKVLGTPVIVERKSRDTTPEPKRASKENIHLLQKCGSPAHMSQAKLKSLEGRKEDSCRRVRSHLLSKDSSSL; encoded by the exons ATGGCGGCGGGAGCGCCGGCAGCCGGCGGGAGGGGCGGCCGCAG cgATGCCatctgcaaccttgtcatttgcAATGACTCCTCCCTCCGCAGCCAGCCCATCATCTTCAATCCTGACTTCTTCGTGGAAAAGCTGCGCCATGAAAAGCCAGAGGTGTTCACAGAGCTGGTTGTCAGCAACATCACCAGGCTCATCGACCTgcctggggcagagctggcCCAGCTCATGGGAGAGGAAGACCCAAAGCTGCCTGGGGCAAACAGCACAGCTTCGGGATTCTTTCGTTCCTTGATGTCTTTGAAACGCAAAG AGAAAGGGGTGGTGTTCGGCTCACCGCTGACAGAAGAAGGCATCGCGCAGGTCTCCCAGTTAATCGAGTATCTGCACAAAA ATCTACGAGCAGAAGGTTTGTTTCGGGTGCCAGGCAACAGCATCAGGCAACAGATGCTGAAGGATGCTCTGAACAGCGGTACAGATATTGACCTGGACTCTGGCGAGTTTCATTCCAACGATGTGGCCACCCTGCTTAAGATGTTCCTGGGTGAATTACCGGAGCCCCTGCTGACACACAAGCACTTCCATGCCCACCTCAAAATTGCAG ACTTGACACTGTTTGATGAGAAGGGAAATAAGACCAGCACTCCGGACAAAGAGCGCCAAATTGAAGCCCTCCAGCTGCTCTTCTTGATCCTTCCTGCACCCAACCGCAGCCTACTCAAACTGCTGCTGGATTTGCTCTACCAGACCGCCAAGAAGCAGGACAAGAACAAGATGTCTGCCCACAATCTTGCCCTCATGTTCGCGCCCCACATCCTGTGGCCCAGAAAT GTGACAGCAAATGACCTGCAAGAGAATATCACAAAGCTAAACAATGGAGTGACCTTCATGATCAAACACTCGCAGAAACTCTTCAAG GCCCCAGCGTACATCCGGGAGTGTGCCAGGCTGCACTACCTGGGATCCAGAGCCCACACATCGAAG GATGACCTGGATTTGCTCACATCTCCTGGCTccaaggagctgcagcccctcaAGTCTCAGAAGCGAGGCCGCCTGGACTCCTGCCATCAGGAGGAGACCCAGCAGCGCACGGAGGCGGCTCTGAGGGAGCTCTTTCGCCATGTCCACAATATGCCTGActctgcaaagaagaaaaagctcaTTCGGCAG TTTAATAAGCATCCTTCAGCTCTCACTCCTGGCTCCGAAGCGGCCACACCCCCAGCACCACGACGTACCCGCTCGCGCTCCTTCAGCGGCCTCATTAAG aggaaggttttgggaaCCCCAGTTATTGTGGAGAGGAAGAGCAGGGACACCACCCCGGAGCCCAAACGAGCCAGCAAAGAGAACATCCACCTG TTACAGAAATGTGGATCTCCAGCTCACATGTCCCaagcaaaactgaaatcttTGGAGGGCCGGAAAGAG GACTCCTGTAGGCGCGTGCGATCCCACCTGCTTTCCAAGGACTCCTCGTCCCTCTGA
- the ARHGAP19 gene encoding rho GTPase-activating protein 19 isoform X2, whose product MSLQLLRGAFEFVFPFSLSPFRTRRQPGALMLCWQPIEVLLRPHHNLPVDLLKNTIKEFTEVKLGENHAVNVNFPTFPMYKAVWPLQPGSYRVALPASSKARSPQPFYPPSDAICNLVICNDSSLRSQPIIFNPDFFVEKLRHEKPEVFTELVVSNITRLIDLPGAELAQLMGEEDPKLPGANSTASGFFRSLMSLKRKEKGVVFGSPLTEEGIAQVSQLIEYLHKNLRAEGLFRVPGNSIRQQMLKDALNSGTDIDLDSGEFHSNDVATLLKMFLGELPEPLLTHKHFHAHLKIADLTLFDEKGNKTSTPDKERQIEALQLLFLILPAPNRSLLKLLLDLLYQTAKKQDKNKMSAHNLALMFAPHILWPRNVTANDLQENITKLNNGVTFMIKHSQKLFKAPAYIRECARLHYLGSRAHTSKDDLDLLTSPGSKELQPLKSQKRGRLDSCHQEETQQRTEAALRELFRHVHNMPDSAKKKKLIRQFNKHPSALTPGSEAATPPAPRRTRSRSFSGLIKHPAAYLQCILLLPFLFLSAL is encoded by the exons AtgagcctgcagctcctccgGGGTGCCTTTGAGTTTGTCTTCCCTTTCAGTTTGTCTCCTTTTAGGACCAGAAGGCAGCCGGGTGCTCTGATGTTGTGCTGGCAGCCGATTGAAGTACTGCTTCGGCCACATCACAATCTTCCTGTGGACCTTCTGAAAAATACCATAAAAGAATTCACTGAGGTCAAACTCGGAGAAAATCATGCTGTAAATGTAAATTTCCCGACGTTTCCCATGTACAAAGCTGTCTGGCCACTGCAGCCTGGCTCATACCGCGTTGCGCTCCCGGCTTCTTCCAAGGCACGCTCCCCCCAGCCCTTTTATCCTCCCAG cgATGCCatctgcaaccttgtcatttgcAATGACTCCTCCCTCCGCAGCCAGCCCATCATCTTCAATCCTGACTTCTTCGTGGAAAAGCTGCGCCATGAAAAGCCAGAGGTGTTCACAGAGCTGGTTGTCAGCAACATCACCAGGCTCATCGACCTgcctggggcagagctggcCCAGCTCATGGGAGAGGAAGACCCAAAGCTGCCTGGGGCAAACAGCACAGCTTCGGGATTCTTTCGTTCCTTGATGTCTTTGAAACGCAAAG AGAAAGGGGTGGTGTTCGGCTCACCGCTGACAGAAGAAGGCATCGCGCAGGTCTCCCAGTTAATCGAGTATCTGCACAAAA ATCTACGAGCAGAAGGTTTGTTTCGGGTGCCAGGCAACAGCATCAGGCAACAGATGCTGAAGGATGCTCTGAACAGCGGTACAGATATTGACCTGGACTCTGGCGAGTTTCATTCCAACGATGTGGCCACCCTGCTTAAGATGTTCCTGGGTGAATTACCGGAGCCCCTGCTGACACACAAGCACTTCCATGCCCACCTCAAAATTGCAG ACTTGACACTGTTTGATGAGAAGGGAAATAAGACCAGCACTCCGGACAAAGAGCGCCAAATTGAAGCCCTCCAGCTGCTCTTCTTGATCCTTCCTGCACCCAACCGCAGCCTACTCAAACTGCTGCTGGATTTGCTCTACCAGACCGCCAAGAAGCAGGACAAGAACAAGATGTCTGCCCACAATCTTGCCCTCATGTTCGCGCCCCACATCCTGTGGCCCAGAAAT GTGACAGCAAATGACCTGCAAGAGAATATCACAAAGCTAAACAATGGAGTGACCTTCATGATCAAACACTCGCAGAAACTCTTCAAG GCCCCAGCGTACATCCGGGAGTGTGCCAGGCTGCACTACCTGGGATCCAGAGCCCACACATCGAAG GATGACCTGGATTTGCTCACATCTCCTGGCTccaaggagctgcagcccctcaAGTCTCAGAAGCGAGGCCGCCTGGACTCCTGCCATCAGGAGGAGACCCAGCAGCGCACGGAGGCGGCTCTGAGGGAGCTCTTTCGCCATGTCCACAATATGCCTGActctgcaaagaagaaaaagctcaTTCGGCAG TTTAATAAGCATCCTTCAGCTCTCACTCCTGGCTCCGAAGCGGCCACACCCCCAGCACCACGACGTACCCGCTCGCGCTCCTTCAGCGGCCTCATTAAG caTCCAGCTGCTTATCTGCAATGcatcctgctccttccctttcttttcctctctgcacTCTAA
- the ARHGAP19 gene encoding rho GTPase-activating protein 19 isoform X1, translating to MSLQLLRGAFEFVFPFSLSPFRTRRQPGALMLCWQPIEVLLRPHHNLPVDLLKNTIKEFTEVKLGENHAVNVNFPTFPMYKAVWPLQPGSYRVALPASSKARSPQPFYPPSDAICNLVICNDSSLRSQPIIFNPDFFVEKLRHEKPEVFTELVVSNITRLIDLPGAELAQLMGEEDPKLPGANSTASGFFRSLMSLKRKEKGVVFGSPLTEEGIAQVSQLIEYLHKNLRAEGLFRVPGNSIRQQMLKDALNSGTDIDLDSGEFHSNDVATLLKMFLGELPEPLLTHKHFHAHLKIADLTLFDEKGNKTSTPDKERQIEALQLLFLILPAPNRSLLKLLLDLLYQTAKKQDKNKMSAHNLALMFAPHILWPRNVTANDLQENITKLNNGVTFMIKHSQKLFKAPAYIRECARLHYLGSRAHTSKDDLDLLTSPGSKELQPLKSQKRGRLDSCHQEETQQRTEAALRELFRHVHNMPDSAKKKKLIRQFNKHPSALTPGSEAATPPAPRRTRSRSFSGLIKRKVLGTPVIVERKSRDTTPEPKRASKENIHLLQKCGSPAHMSQAKLKSLEGRKEDSCRRVRSHLLSKDSSSL from the exons AtgagcctgcagctcctccgGGGTGCCTTTGAGTTTGTCTTCCCTTTCAGTTTGTCTCCTTTTAGGACCAGAAGGCAGCCGGGTGCTCTGATGTTGTGCTGGCAGCCGATTGAAGTACTGCTTCGGCCACATCACAATCTTCCTGTGGACCTTCTGAAAAATACCATAAAAGAATTCACTGAGGTCAAACTCGGAGAAAATCATGCTGTAAATGTAAATTTCCCGACGTTTCCCATGTACAAAGCTGTCTGGCCACTGCAGCCTGGCTCATACCGCGTTGCGCTCCCGGCTTCTTCCAAGGCACGCTCCCCCCAGCCCTTTTATCCTCCCAG cgATGCCatctgcaaccttgtcatttgcAATGACTCCTCCCTCCGCAGCCAGCCCATCATCTTCAATCCTGACTTCTTCGTGGAAAAGCTGCGCCATGAAAAGCCAGAGGTGTTCACAGAGCTGGTTGTCAGCAACATCACCAGGCTCATCGACCTgcctggggcagagctggcCCAGCTCATGGGAGAGGAAGACCCAAAGCTGCCTGGGGCAAACAGCACAGCTTCGGGATTCTTTCGTTCCTTGATGTCTTTGAAACGCAAAG AGAAAGGGGTGGTGTTCGGCTCACCGCTGACAGAAGAAGGCATCGCGCAGGTCTCCCAGTTAATCGAGTATCTGCACAAAA ATCTACGAGCAGAAGGTTTGTTTCGGGTGCCAGGCAACAGCATCAGGCAACAGATGCTGAAGGATGCTCTGAACAGCGGTACAGATATTGACCTGGACTCTGGCGAGTTTCATTCCAACGATGTGGCCACCCTGCTTAAGATGTTCCTGGGTGAATTACCGGAGCCCCTGCTGACACACAAGCACTTCCATGCCCACCTCAAAATTGCAG ACTTGACACTGTTTGATGAGAAGGGAAATAAGACCAGCACTCCGGACAAAGAGCGCCAAATTGAAGCCCTCCAGCTGCTCTTCTTGATCCTTCCTGCACCCAACCGCAGCCTACTCAAACTGCTGCTGGATTTGCTCTACCAGACCGCCAAGAAGCAGGACAAGAACAAGATGTCTGCCCACAATCTTGCCCTCATGTTCGCGCCCCACATCCTGTGGCCCAGAAAT GTGACAGCAAATGACCTGCAAGAGAATATCACAAAGCTAAACAATGGAGTGACCTTCATGATCAAACACTCGCAGAAACTCTTCAAG GCCCCAGCGTACATCCGGGAGTGTGCCAGGCTGCACTACCTGGGATCCAGAGCCCACACATCGAAG GATGACCTGGATTTGCTCACATCTCCTGGCTccaaggagctgcagcccctcaAGTCTCAGAAGCGAGGCCGCCTGGACTCCTGCCATCAGGAGGAGACCCAGCAGCGCACGGAGGCGGCTCTGAGGGAGCTCTTTCGCCATGTCCACAATATGCCTGActctgcaaagaagaaaaagctcaTTCGGCAG TTTAATAAGCATCCTTCAGCTCTCACTCCTGGCTCCGAAGCGGCCACACCCCCAGCACCACGACGTACCCGCTCGCGCTCCTTCAGCGGCCTCATTAAG aggaaggttttgggaaCCCCAGTTATTGTGGAGAGGAAGAGCAGGGACACCACCCCGGAGCCCAAACGAGCCAGCAAAGAGAACATCCACCTG TTACAGAAATGTGGATCTCCAGCTCACATGTCCCaagcaaaactgaaatcttTGGAGGGCCGGAAAGAG GACTCCTGTAGGCGCGTGCGATCCCACCTGCTTTCCAAGGACTCCTCGTCCCTCTGA
- the ARHGAP19 gene encoding rho GTPase-activating protein 19 isoform X5, translating into MPLQKLSALIDAICNLVICNDSSLRSQPIIFNPDFFVEKLRHEKPEVFTELVVSNITRLIDLPGAELAQLMGEEDPKLPGANSTASGFFRSLMSLKRKEKGVVFGSPLTEEGIAQVSQLIEYLHKNLRAEGLFRVPGNSIRQQMLKDALNSGTDIDLDSGEFHSNDVATLLKMFLGELPEPLLTHKHFHAHLKIADLTLFDEKGNKTSTPDKERQIEALQLLFLILPAPNRSLLKLLLDLLYQTAKKQDKNKMSAHNLALMFAPHILWPRNVTANDLQENITKLNNGVTFMIKHSQKLFKAPAYIRECARLHYLGSRAHTSKDDLDLLTSPGSKELQPLKSQKRGRLDSCHQEETQQRTEAALRELFRHVHNMPDSAKKKKLIRQFNKHPSALTPGSEAATPPAPRRTRSRSFSGLIKRKVLGTPVIVERKSRDTTPEPKRASKENIHLLQKCGSPAHMSQAKLKSLEGRKEDSCRRVRSHLLSKDSSSL; encoded by the exons ATGCCTCTCCAAAAGCTCTCAGCACTCAT cgATGCCatctgcaaccttgtcatttgcAATGACTCCTCCCTCCGCAGCCAGCCCATCATCTTCAATCCTGACTTCTTCGTGGAAAAGCTGCGCCATGAAAAGCCAGAGGTGTTCACAGAGCTGGTTGTCAGCAACATCACCAGGCTCATCGACCTgcctggggcagagctggcCCAGCTCATGGGAGAGGAAGACCCAAAGCTGCCTGGGGCAAACAGCACAGCTTCGGGATTCTTTCGTTCCTTGATGTCTTTGAAACGCAAAG AGAAAGGGGTGGTGTTCGGCTCACCGCTGACAGAAGAAGGCATCGCGCAGGTCTCCCAGTTAATCGAGTATCTGCACAAAA ATCTACGAGCAGAAGGTTTGTTTCGGGTGCCAGGCAACAGCATCAGGCAACAGATGCTGAAGGATGCTCTGAACAGCGGTACAGATATTGACCTGGACTCTGGCGAGTTTCATTCCAACGATGTGGCCACCCTGCTTAAGATGTTCCTGGGTGAATTACCGGAGCCCCTGCTGACACACAAGCACTTCCATGCCCACCTCAAAATTGCAG ACTTGACACTGTTTGATGAGAAGGGAAATAAGACCAGCACTCCGGACAAAGAGCGCCAAATTGAAGCCCTCCAGCTGCTCTTCTTGATCCTTCCTGCACCCAACCGCAGCCTACTCAAACTGCTGCTGGATTTGCTCTACCAGACCGCCAAGAAGCAGGACAAGAACAAGATGTCTGCCCACAATCTTGCCCTCATGTTCGCGCCCCACATCCTGTGGCCCAGAAAT GTGACAGCAAATGACCTGCAAGAGAATATCACAAAGCTAAACAATGGAGTGACCTTCATGATCAAACACTCGCAGAAACTCTTCAAG GCCCCAGCGTACATCCGGGAGTGTGCCAGGCTGCACTACCTGGGATCCAGAGCCCACACATCGAAG GATGACCTGGATTTGCTCACATCTCCTGGCTccaaggagctgcagcccctcaAGTCTCAGAAGCGAGGCCGCCTGGACTCCTGCCATCAGGAGGAGACCCAGCAGCGCACGGAGGCGGCTCTGAGGGAGCTCTTTCGCCATGTCCACAATATGCCTGActctgcaaagaagaaaaagctcaTTCGGCAG TTTAATAAGCATCCTTCAGCTCTCACTCCTGGCTCCGAAGCGGCCACACCCCCAGCACCACGACGTACCCGCTCGCGCTCCTTCAGCGGCCTCATTAAG aggaaggttttgggaaCCCCAGTTATTGTGGAGAGGAAGAGCAGGGACACCACCCCGGAGCCCAAACGAGCCAGCAAAGAGAACATCCACCTG TTACAGAAATGTGGATCTCCAGCTCACATGTCCCaagcaaaactgaaatcttTGGAGGGCCGGAAAGAG GACTCCTGTAGGCGCGTGCGATCCCACCTGCTTTCCAAGGACTCCTCGTCCCTCTGA
- the ARHGAP19 gene encoding rho GTPase-activating protein 19 isoform X4: MPREKLSSWRSDAICNLVICNDSSLRSQPIIFNPDFFVEKLRHEKPEVFTELVVSNITRLIDLPGAELAQLMGEEDPKLPGANSTASGFFRSLMSLKRKEKGVVFGSPLTEEGIAQVSQLIEYLHKNLRAEGLFRVPGNSIRQQMLKDALNSGTDIDLDSGEFHSNDVATLLKMFLGELPEPLLTHKHFHAHLKIADLTLFDEKGNKTSTPDKERQIEALQLLFLILPAPNRSLLKLLLDLLYQTAKKQDKNKMSAHNLALMFAPHILWPRNVTANDLQENITKLNNGVTFMIKHSQKLFKAPAYIRECARLHYLGSRAHTSKDDLDLLTSPGSKELQPLKSQKRGRLDSCHQEETQQRTEAALRELFRHVHNMPDSAKKKKLIRQFNKHPSALTPGSEAATPPAPRRTRSRSFSGLIKRKVLGTPVIVERKSRDTTPEPKRASKENIHLLQKCGSPAHMSQAKLKSLEGRKEDSCRRVRSHLLSKDSSSL, from the exons ATGCCACGTGAAAAGCTGTCGAGCTGGAGAAG cgATGCCatctgcaaccttgtcatttgcAATGACTCCTCCCTCCGCAGCCAGCCCATCATCTTCAATCCTGACTTCTTCGTGGAAAAGCTGCGCCATGAAAAGCCAGAGGTGTTCACAGAGCTGGTTGTCAGCAACATCACCAGGCTCATCGACCTgcctggggcagagctggcCCAGCTCATGGGAGAGGAAGACCCAAAGCTGCCTGGGGCAAACAGCACAGCTTCGGGATTCTTTCGTTCCTTGATGTCTTTGAAACGCAAAG AGAAAGGGGTGGTGTTCGGCTCACCGCTGACAGAAGAAGGCATCGCGCAGGTCTCCCAGTTAATCGAGTATCTGCACAAAA ATCTACGAGCAGAAGGTTTGTTTCGGGTGCCAGGCAACAGCATCAGGCAACAGATGCTGAAGGATGCTCTGAACAGCGGTACAGATATTGACCTGGACTCTGGCGAGTTTCATTCCAACGATGTGGCCACCCTGCTTAAGATGTTCCTGGGTGAATTACCGGAGCCCCTGCTGACACACAAGCACTTCCATGCCCACCTCAAAATTGCAG ACTTGACACTGTTTGATGAGAAGGGAAATAAGACCAGCACTCCGGACAAAGAGCGCCAAATTGAAGCCCTCCAGCTGCTCTTCTTGATCCTTCCTGCACCCAACCGCAGCCTACTCAAACTGCTGCTGGATTTGCTCTACCAGACCGCCAAGAAGCAGGACAAGAACAAGATGTCTGCCCACAATCTTGCCCTCATGTTCGCGCCCCACATCCTGTGGCCCAGAAAT GTGACAGCAAATGACCTGCAAGAGAATATCACAAAGCTAAACAATGGAGTGACCTTCATGATCAAACACTCGCAGAAACTCTTCAAG GCCCCAGCGTACATCCGGGAGTGTGCCAGGCTGCACTACCTGGGATCCAGAGCCCACACATCGAAG GATGACCTGGATTTGCTCACATCTCCTGGCTccaaggagctgcagcccctcaAGTCTCAGAAGCGAGGCCGCCTGGACTCCTGCCATCAGGAGGAGACCCAGCAGCGCACGGAGGCGGCTCTGAGGGAGCTCTTTCGCCATGTCCACAATATGCCTGActctgcaaagaagaaaaagctcaTTCGGCAG TTTAATAAGCATCCTTCAGCTCTCACTCCTGGCTCCGAAGCGGCCACACCCCCAGCACCACGACGTACCCGCTCGCGCTCCTTCAGCGGCCTCATTAAG aggaaggttttgggaaCCCCAGTTATTGTGGAGAGGAAGAGCAGGGACACCACCCCGGAGCCCAAACGAGCCAGCAAAGAGAACATCCACCTG TTACAGAAATGTGGATCTCCAGCTCACATGTCCCaagcaaaactgaaatcttTGGAGGGCCGGAAAGAG GACTCCTGTAGGCGCGTGCGATCCCACCTGCTTTCCAAGGACTCCTCGTCCCTCTGA